From Synergistes jonesii:
TTTTGCGCATTATTTCTTTACTATCGCTACCAGGTCTAATTCCACCTTGCACCCCGGCGTGGTCAGCGCGTTCACCGCCACAATTGTGCTGACCGGACGGTTCTTCGCGAAATATTTGTTCCGCACCGGCGCTACCTGCGGATAATCATTAACGTCCGTCAAAAAAATCTGTGCTTTCACCACATCATTCAACCCGGCCCCCGCTGCTTTGAGCAGTTGCTCCGCCAGCTTGAAAGCCTGCTCCGCCTGCCCGGCTACATCCCCCGGACACACTACTCCGCCGTCCTGGTCGATAGAGGTCTGCCCGGTCAGATAAATCATTTTGCAATCCCCCACTTCGACCGTTAAAGCCGGCGAATAAGCGGGCGCTCCCGGCGCTGTTCCCGGTACGTAAACCGCTTCCTTAAACATTCTTTTATCCTCCTTCTATCTAATTCAACCGATGTTCCCAAGGCTCCGGATACGCCGTACAACGTGCCTGTGTGATTTCCGGCATCGATTCCGGAGCCATTTCCCGCGTTGTCGTCCGCCGTTTCCGGAAGGCGAATGCCGCGCGTATCCCGTCACTGTCAAATCGGCGCTGTTAAAGGCCGTGATAGACGTTTGCCGACGCCCTTTTCCGCCTGCCCGTCCCCCTTCGGTGCAACGAGGAGTCATGGAGATAACCGCTTGATTAGTCCCGGACATCAAGTCCATAGCTCCTCCCGCTTCCAACTGCCGGTTGGCGTTGTAATCGGTGGCCGTATTATCCGGCCAAGTCCCTGCCCTCAGCCTCCCGTCCCCCGCGTGAATTGCGATATACTCCGGCCGTATACAATACGGTGCCGTGGCGGCATACCCATTACGCGATTGAGAAATATATAGGGCCCGTCATTGGTAAATTCCTTCGCTGCTAATACAAGGATTTCCTGGTGATGGAGAAAGGTTCGATGGGAATCATGGAATCCCGGAAAGCCACCTGCTGGGCAATAGTGAAGCCGCAACCCAAGCCCAGGGCCATGCCGCCGCCATTCAAGCCGGAAGCCATAACGAAGCCCTCCACGCCCGGAACGGCGCCCATGACCGGCAGATCATCCTTGGTATAGGGGAAGAAATTGGCGAAAGAACGAATAATATTGACCTTTTTGTTCCGTAGAGGCGGCGTCAGGTCGTTGATGCATTTGGCGATAGCCACCGGGCATTCGAAATTGACCAAATTATCATAGCCCACGAAATCTTCAGTGCTGCCCAACAGAAGATTGCCTTTACGCAGTTGGGTGTAAACGTAACCCGCTTCCAATTCCTCGACTTCGCCAGCCTCGATGGCCTCAAGCTTTTTGGCCTTGGCCAATTCTTCGAACACGTAGGTAGCGCTCATCATCACGGTGTCCATGAAGGGAGCAATGGGCTCGCTGACCAGCACCGTCATGCGGTTGGGCAATATTGGAATATCCACATTGACCAGCTTGCCTATTTGGGCGGCCCAAGAACCGGTAGCGTTGACCACAACGTCGGTACGGATAGTGCCGCGGCTGCATTCCACCTCGTGTACGCGGCTGCCTTTAAGATTGATAGCGGTCACGTCGGTCTGCGTCCACACCTCTCCGCCCTGCGCTTTGATAGCGTCTTTCAGCGCTACACAAACCAAAATAGAGTTGACGCAGCCGTCCAGCGGATTCCAGGTGGCGCCCACCACATGCTTGGATACCTGCGGTAAGCGTGCGTGGAAATCCGCAGCGTCCAGCAATTGCATTTCTATCATACCTTCGTTCCAGCGGCCCTGCACCCAGGGCTTGAACAGCTTCATCTCTTCCTCTGACTCCGCCACGATGTAGCCGCCGCAATTGTTGTATTCCACATCCATCCCGAACGTTTCTTCGAAATTGGCATAGAATTGCTGGCTCAAGCGGGCGAAGGGCAATACGGCCTGTTTACGCGAGGACAGCCAGACCCAAGCCTCATTGGAGCCCGAAGCGCCGGAACCTACATCTTTTTTCTCGATCAGAATCACCTTTTTGCCAAAACGGCACAGAAAATAGGCTGAAGCAAGACCGAAAATACCGCCGCCCAATACCACCACATCGGCTTCTGTCTTGAGTTTCTCGTTCATTTCTCTCCCTCCCCCAAAGCGTCTATAGGTAACGGACGCACCGGCGGACGCGCCGTGTTCTGGCGGACATTTTCCCCATCCAACCCAGTTTTTTCCCGGATGATATTGGTGATCAGGCGGGAGCAAGTGCGCCCTTGGCAAATCCCCATTCCGGCGGTTGTGCGTTTTTTAATCTCGTTGATACTGTGTTCGCCTTTGGCGATGGCAGTCTCAATATCAGCTAAAGTGATCTCGTTACAACGACAAATGATCAACTTGCTTTTGTCGATCTCGTTTCCCATCGTTAATCCCTCCTGCCATCAAAAATTAAAGGCGTTTGATGCCCCGGGCTTCCATCAA
This genomic window contains:
- a CDS encoding RidA family protein, with the translated sequence MFKEAVYVPGTAPGAPAYSPALTVEVGDCKMIYLTGQTSIDQDGGVVCPGDVAGQAEQAFKLAEQLLKAAGAGLNDVVKAQIFLTDVNDYPQVAPVRNKYFAKNRPVSTIVAVNALTTPGCKVELDLVAIVKK
- a CDS encoding NAD(P)/FAD-dependent oxidoreductase, with amino-acid sequence MNEKLKTEADVVVLGGGIFGLASAYFLCRFGKKVILIEKKDVGSGASGSNEAWVWLSSRKQAVLPFARLSQQFYANFEETFGMDVEYNNCGGYIVAESEEEMKLFKPWVQGRWNEGMIEMQLLDAADFHARLPQVSKHVVGATWNPLDGCVNSILVCVALKDAIKAQGGEVWTQTDVTAINLKGSRVHEVECSRGTIRTDVVVNATGSWAAQIGKLVNVDIPILPNRMTVLVSEPIAPFMDTVMMSATYVFEELAKAKKLEAIEAGEVEELEAGYVYTQLRKGNLLLGSTEDFVGYDNLVNFECPVAIAKCINDLTPPLRNKKVNIIRSFANFFPYTKDDLPVMGAVPGVEGFVMASGLNGGGMALGLGCGFTIAQQVAFRDSMIPIEPFSITRKSLY
- a CDS encoding (2Fe-2S)-binding protein, whose product is MGNEIDKSKLIICRCNEITLADIETAIAKGEHSINEIKKRTTAGMGICQGRTCSRLITNIIREKTGLDGENVRQNTARPPVRPLPIDALGEGEK